From a region of the Sulfitobacter alexandrii genome:
- the repC gene encoding plasmid replication protein RepC, with the protein MKHTGWRKPTPGLGIAEQLAQAGEQVAVPKTRAFVAVKRVGAYIGLKAGDLMLLDTLGAFTQAQDWEEGQRPIVWASNAYLMEQTGFSLSALKRHARRLAEIGVISFQDSPNGKRWGRRDAEGRIVEAYGFDLSPLSARVEEFEELHADLQAERELCQRLKRQITVARRMIRARIEAAVSSALRGPWTQFTGLFEELLDRLPRRHEASEQLARLLGWFKELQERVEAAYLKATEAVLPVENMPETKEQVPEKTQEMNPREVISDPHILITNQLDPVTRNSSENEEVAAVVPNAQPEDQVDRELEEWVAEVRKKRAALDLPTVMQACPEFASWARNMGGFLKDWGDLHRVAGQLRPMIGVSEHAWNVAQDRLGKQVATAALALVFEKHCAGEVSSPGGYLRGMVDKAGAGELHLERSFYGRLSGQAA; encoded by the coding sequence ATGAAACATACAGGTTGGCGCAAGCCGACACCGGGTCTTGGCATTGCAGAGCAGCTTGCCCAAGCCGGTGAACAGGTGGCTGTACCCAAAACGCGGGCCTTCGTGGCCGTGAAGCGGGTGGGGGCCTACATTGGCCTCAAGGCCGGAGACTTGATGCTCCTCGACACGCTGGGGGCCTTCACCCAGGCCCAGGACTGGGAAGAGGGCCAGCGCCCGATCGTCTGGGCGTCGAACGCCTATCTGATGGAGCAGACGGGGTTTTCGCTCTCTGCACTCAAGCGCCATGCACGGCGGCTGGCCGAGATCGGCGTGATATCCTTCCAGGATAGTCCGAACGGCAAGCGATGGGGCCGTAGGGACGCCGAAGGGCGCATTGTCGAGGCCTACGGTTTCGATCTGTCGCCTCTGTCGGCGCGTGTCGAGGAGTTCGAGGAGCTCCATGCCGATTTGCAGGCCGAGCGCGAGCTCTGCCAACGCCTGAAGCGTCAGATCACTGTGGCACGCCGCATGATCCGCGCGCGGATCGAGGCGGCCGTCAGCAGCGCGCTGCGCGGGCCTTGGACGCAGTTCACGGGGCTCTTCGAGGAGCTTCTGGACCGGCTTCCGCGCCGCCATGAAGCGTCCGAGCAGCTTGCACGGCTGCTGGGCTGGTTCAAGGAGCTACAGGAGCGCGTCGAGGCGGCCTACCTCAAGGCAACTGAGGCCGTGCTGCCTGTGGAAAACATGCCTGAAACCAAGGAGCAAGTTCCCGAGAAGACTCAAGAAATGAACCCCAGGGAGGTCATTTCTGACCCTCATATACTAATTACAAACCAACTTGATCCTGTAACTCGTAATTCCTCAGAAAATGAGGAAGTCGCGGCCGTAGTGCCCAATGCTCAGCCCGAAGATCAGGTTGATAGGGAGCTGGAAGAGTGGGTGGCCGAGGTGCGCAAGAAGCGCGCTGCGCTGGATCTGCCCACAGTGATGCAGGCCTGTCCTGAATTTGCGTCCTGGGCCCGCAATATGGGCGGGTTCCTGAAAGATTGGGGCGATCTGCATCGTGTTGCCGGTCAACTCCGGCCGATGATCGGGGTGTCCGAGCATGCGTGGAACGTAGCGCAGGACCGATTGGGCAAACAGGTGGCGACAGCGGCGCTGGCGCTTGTATTCGAGAAGCATTGCGCGGGCGAAGTGTCCTCACCGGGCGGCTATCTGCGCGGCATGGTCGACAAAGCCGGGGCCGGGGAGCTGCATCTCGAGCGCAGCTTCTATGGCAGGCTCAGCGGGCAGGCGGCGTGA
- a CDS encoding ParB N-terminal domain-containing protein: MKRTLSSSVLKKKSARPDENVSAAPGSGASEQVHEDEAKLVGGVKPRLGGSGSAWKAGALSDASQMLHVERAQVVERILAGRHELQIDPSQIVDVIGSDRREDWRDQEAFEKLKESIEKNGQDTPIHVRPADPDWRPDEREPENVEGVTFQLIVGRRRHAILEALGLPVRAILVPQSHRGSREEQFEMLFMRFRENEERENLSAFERLVSIGEMFERLQDAKPDEKITATEFAKRVGVHNSAVSRGRAVYAARGEILHTCKDVYDLSHRDLEKILGDLTKKPSKPAKKKSQSPKKLTVQRKIGSRKLSVTGQGGKLSVAATGLTLDEDILRGLSDVIAEYLEKHGSK; the protein is encoded by the coding sequence ATGAAGCGAACATTGAGCAGCTCGGTCCTCAAGAAAAAGTCCGCGCGCCCAGATGAGAATGTGTCTGCGGCTCCTGGATCTGGTGCAAGCGAACAGGTCCACGAAGACGAAGCGAAACTGGTTGGTGGGGTTAAGCCAAGACTGGGCGGCTCTGGCAGTGCTTGGAAGGCCGGAGCGCTTTCAGACGCCAGCCAGATGCTTCACGTTGAGCGCGCACAGGTCGTGGAGCGCATTCTCGCGGGTCGACATGAGTTGCAGATTGATCCGTCTCAGATCGTGGACGTGATTGGATCGGACCGGCGTGAAGATTGGCGCGACCAAGAGGCATTCGAGAAGCTCAAAGAGAGTATCGAGAAGAATGGTCAAGATACGCCCATTCATGTTCGGCCAGCGGATCCTGATTGGCGACCGGATGAACGTGAGCCCGAGAACGTAGAAGGCGTGACATTCCAGTTGATCGTGGGTCGGCGACGCCATGCGATCCTTGAAGCTTTGGGATTGCCTGTCCGCGCCATTCTGGTTCCACAATCCCATCGGGGTTCCCGTGAAGAGCAGTTCGAGATGCTATTCATGCGCTTCCGGGAAAATGAGGAACGTGAAAACCTGAGCGCATTCGAGCGTCTGGTTTCGATAGGCGAAATGTTCGAGCGGCTACAAGATGCCAAACCGGACGAGAAGATAACTGCAACCGAGTTCGCCAAGCGTGTGGGTGTCCATAACAGCGCGGTATCACGTGGTCGCGCTGTCTATGCGGCTAGAGGTGAGATTTTGCACACGTGCAAAGATGTCTACGATCTCAGCCACCGTGACCTCGAAAAAATTCTTGGCGACCTGACTAAAAAGCCGTCCAAGCCTGCAAAAAAGAAATCGCAGAGCCCAAAGAAACTCACGGTACAGCGAAAGATCGGTTCGCGGAAATTGAGTGTTACAGGGCAGGGCGGGAAGCTCTCTGTCGCTGCCACGGGGCTAACATTGGACGAGGACATTCTCAGAGGTTTGAGTGATGTCATCGCTGAGTACTTGGAGAAACACGGATCGAAGTAA
- a CDS encoding ParA family protein, with protein sequence MGGSIEQFLQELERGLGRTMVSVNKELTMRERIKRSWSMRQCARFLNISHQHLTKFAKDNEDFPAGKHVGRERVFTLTELMHIRALMAASAKRPEHFLAWRKPDDPLPVISFASQKGGTAKSLSAAHFAQYLSLHYGMRVGVMDADPQSTITLYFVGGEEMPTLPDDETPTMVDFAGLFQTDESIPYTDYDAETLDGFFKKTSWPGVRLVPAHGETSEGEIQIARLLRAGTPEKRFYRFLRDSIDRWKEGHPPVTRPNELVSNGRVDQAKLESALNETLDCIIIDYQPALTLFQLNNVMASTSLIIPQTMKGFDIATLSTFVTGLLTMLRHIFATDRIDMGGAAHMLLPTIVQRTNEQDLTQVGNLLENCPDEVLPVFYLRSDAISNASDVYQSVYEYDPDTPGKRKGINRFIENADAVNDAIVSRLWPGLERGYAEDWMQNFYNFEEEAE encoded by the coding sequence ATGGGCGGCAGTATAGAACAGTTCCTTCAAGAGCTCGAGCGGGGCCTTGGCCGGACCATGGTCTCGGTCAACAAGGAGTTGACGATGCGTGAGCGCATCAAGCGCTCTTGGTCGATGCGTCAATGCGCTCGCTTCCTGAACATTAGCCATCAGCATCTAACGAAGTTCGCTAAGGACAATGAGGATTTTCCTGCCGGCAAACATGTAGGGCGCGAACGTGTTTTTACACTGACGGAGCTGATGCACATCCGGGCTTTGATGGCTGCATCAGCAAAGCGGCCTGAGCATTTTCTTGCTTGGCGCAAACCCGACGATCCTTTGCCCGTCATTTCATTCGCAAGTCAGAAAGGTGGTACGGCAAAGTCGCTTAGTGCTGCGCACTTCGCTCAGTACCTGAGTCTGCACTACGGCATGCGAGTCGGCGTCATGGACGCAGACCCCCAGAGCACGATCACGCTCTATTTTGTCGGCGGCGAAGAAATGCCAACTTTGCCAGATGACGAAACTCCGACGATGGTTGACTTCGCGGGGCTGTTTCAGACCGACGAGTCCATCCCTTACACTGACTATGATGCGGAGACGCTTGACGGGTTCTTCAAGAAAACCTCTTGGCCGGGCGTGCGGCTAGTACCTGCGCATGGCGAAACCTCCGAAGGTGAAATTCAGATCGCGAGGTTGTTGCGAGCGGGCACCCCGGAAAAGCGGTTCTACAGGTTCCTAAGAGACTCCATAGATCGTTGGAAAGAGGGGCATCCACCGGTCACCCGTCCGAATGAACTGGTGAGCAACGGTAGGGTCGACCAAGCGAAGCTTGAAAGTGCCCTCAACGAGACCTTGGACTGCATCATCATCGACTATCAGCCTGCGCTGACACTGTTCCAGCTGAACAATGTGATGGCGTCTACTTCGTTGATTATCCCGCAGACGATGAAGGGGTTCGACATTGCGACCTTGTCCACCTTTGTGACTGGTCTCCTCACCATGCTGCGCCACATTTTCGCGACGGATCGGATCGATATGGGCGGTGCGGCACATATGCTGTTGCCCACGATCGTGCAGAGAACAAATGAGCAAGATCTCACACAGGTCGGCAACCTGCTCGAAAACTGCCCAGATGAGGTGCTGCCCGTATTCTATCTTCGCTCCGATGCTATTTCGAACGCGTCGGACGTTTATCAGTCCGTCTACGAGTATGACCCAGATACGCCAGGCAAGCGAAAAGGCATCAACAGGTTCATCGAGAATGCTGACGCAGTGAATGACGCCATCGTCTCACGCCTCTGGCCTGGTCTTGAGCGTGGCTATGCCGAGGATTGGATGCAGAACTTCTACAATTTCGAGGAGGAAGCCGAATGA
- a CDS encoding DUF736 domain-containing protein translates to MTTNCIKFTSADIETAKGVGSISTLTFDLDITVEPVASTNPMAPTHRVLGRSPRGKLVECGGIWKKQNKETGADYYTLTIRDHGFNANLGKAANQDDLSLQAVIPWGPKDAA, encoded by the coding sequence ATGACCACGAACTGCATCAAATTCACCAGCGCCGACATCGAAACCGCCAAGGGCGTCGGCTCCATCTCGACCCTGACCTTCGACCTCGACATCACGGTCGAACCCGTCGCGAGCACGAACCCGATGGCCCCCACGCACCGCGTCCTCGGCCGCTCCCCGCGCGGCAAGCTGGTCGAGTGCGGCGGCATCTGGAAGAAGCAGAACAAGGAGACCGGCGCCGACTACTACACGCTGACCATCCGCGACCACGGCTTCAACGCCAACCTCGGCAAGGCCGCGAACCAGGACGATCTGTCCCTGCAGGCCGTCATCCCGTGGGGGCCGAAAGACGCAGCCTAA
- a CDS encoding DUF2493 domain-containing protein, with the protein MPHQTDIQEETGVTSAILDHLALHGATPGPGETDHRPLPQPDEVELAMATLFDTTIGLLTGSQLEDNLEEMLWSLTSIFHRRLTHIQKLLDDNEFEVRESLAIQDGSEVASVELERLQMIGLKLWDHRDAFEQMRDLAVDHFSAATGSPWLPRTGSKVSHRGLTSAVVDSRAYLSAKRRKEAEVHCPEGTRIAFSGGDYHAYDLIWSVLDATHAKYPDMVLLHGGTPKGAEMIAARWADTRGVTQVVFKPDWKSHGKAAPFKRNDKMLETMPQGLIATPGSGITENIVDKARKLGIRIKRIGA; encoded by the coding sequence ATGCCCCATCAGACAGACATCCAAGAGGAGACCGGCGTGACCTCCGCCATCCTCGACCACCTGGCGCTTCACGGCGCAACGCCCGGGCCCGGCGAGACCGATCATCGCCCCCTACCCCAGCCCGACGAGGTCGAGCTCGCCATGGCGACGCTCTTTGACACCACCATCGGCCTCCTCACCGGCAGCCAGTTGGAAGACAATCTCGAAGAGATGCTCTGGTCCCTCACTTCGATCTTCCATCGCCGGCTCACCCATATCCAGAAGCTTCTCGACGACAACGAATTTGAGGTCCGGGAAAGTCTGGCGATCCAGGACGGCTCCGAGGTCGCCTCAGTCGAACTCGAGCGCCTCCAGATGATCGGGCTCAAGCTCTGGGACCATCGCGACGCCTTCGAGCAGATGCGCGATCTGGCCGTGGATCACTTCTCGGCCGCCACCGGTTCGCCCTGGCTACCCCGCACCGGATCCAAGGTCTCGCATCGCGGTCTCACCTCCGCCGTGGTGGACAGCCGGGCCTATCTCTCGGCCAAGCGCCGCAAGGAGGCCGAAGTGCACTGCCCCGAAGGTACGCGGATCGCTTTCTCGGGCGGGGACTATCACGCCTACGATCTGATCTGGTCCGTCCTCGACGCTACGCACGCCAAATACCCCGACATGGTGCTGCTGCACGGCGGCACGCCCAAAGGTGCCGAGATGATCGCGGCCCGCTGGGCAGATACCCGTGGTGTCACCCAGGTGGTCTTCAAGCCCGACTGGAAGAGCCACGGCAAGGCTGCCCCCTTCAAGCGCAATGACAAGATGCTCGAGACCATGCCCCAGGGTCTGATCGCCACCCCCGGTTCGGGCATCACCGAGAACATTGTCGACAAGGCCCGCAAGCTCGGGATTCGCATCAAGAGGATCGGGGCTTAG
- a CDS encoding DUF7146 domain-containing protein: protein MSARRSIADLSVDLADRAESFCRWYFPEGRKQGNYWQVGDTSGAKGQSLAIRLHAQGGRKAGSWQDFATGQYGDLIDLLQERLGSVTLKETLREAQSFLGEAPCPTVTRETQRAERPDAASSKHIPRARRLFAAGKPVLGTLAATYLQGRGITRLGPALRYHPRVFLRHGTDDADPPQRAPALLAKITDNRGQITGCARTYLDPSTGGLAAIESPKRILGQLHGHAIRFWSLTGHSDLIVGEGLENSLSVGTALPEFDLASCLTATHLGLFIPPPGVKRIWIARDNDEAGHNASMRLRNQLESLGITCGDLVPRMGDFNDDLRAFGKDALRRSVLKAMKAHGLEIEDG from the coding sequence ATGAGCGCGCGCCGCAGTATAGCAGACCTCTCGGTCGATCTGGCAGACCGTGCCGAGAGTTTCTGCCGCTGGTATTTTCCCGAGGGGCGCAAGCAGGGCAATTATTGGCAGGTTGGCGATACCTCGGGGGCCAAAGGTCAGAGCCTCGCCATCCGGCTCCACGCGCAGGGAGGGCGCAAGGCCGGGTCCTGGCAAGATTTTGCGACGGGGCAATATGGCGACCTGATCGACCTGCTGCAGGAACGGCTTGGTTCGGTCACGCTCAAAGAAACGCTGAGGGAGGCCCAGTCTTTCCTCGGCGAGGCCCCCTGCCCTACCGTAACTCGTGAAACGCAAAGGGCCGAGCGCCCGGATGCTGCCTCCAGCAAACACATCCCGCGGGCGCGGAGACTTTTCGCCGCTGGCAAGCCGGTCCTTGGCACATTGGCTGCCACCTATCTGCAGGGGCGCGGGATCACACGGCTCGGCCCGGCCCTGCGTTATCACCCGCGGGTCTTCCTGCGGCACGGCACGGACGACGCCGATCCGCCGCAAAGGGCCCCTGCCCTGCTCGCGAAGATCACAGACAATCGGGGCCAGATCACCGGATGCGCGCGCACCTATCTTGACCCGTCCACCGGCGGGTTGGCCGCGATCGAGAGTCCGAAACGGATCCTCGGGCAGCTGCACGGCCATGCCATCCGCTTTTGGTCCCTAACGGGCCACTCTGATCTCATCGTCGGCGAAGGTCTCGAGAACTCCCTCTCGGTTGGCACCGCTCTCCCGGAGTTCGATCTCGCCTCCTGTCTTACCGCCACCCATCTCGGCCTCTTCATTCCGCCGCCGGGCGTCAAGCGTATATGGATCGCACGGGACAACGACGAAGCTGGTCACAATGCATCAATGAGATTGCGTAACCAACTGGAATCGCTTGGAATTACCTGTGGTGACCTCGTGCCGCGCATGGGCGATTTCAACGACGATCTGCGGGCATTCGGCAAGGATGCGCTGCGCCGCTCCGTGCTCAAGGCCATGAAAGCACATGGTCTGGAGATCGAGGACGGGTAA
- a CDS encoding strawberry notch-like NTP hydrolase domain-containing protein, with protein sequence MNAHPHSAPLAPEPEAPARPEASRFAHNLIQAAKTLVPQFEAGRPIDAAGLRAAMEDAFGASDTSGAWVWKDAYEAAEVAQILMLSRYGALMQRQAPSPQAFLTMIERLAGLAPSHTRRSEDSVRLQQFSTPLPLAAIVGQAAGFRVEDLVLEPSAGNGLLAIFARIAGAHLALNELAETRRALLGQLFPSAVVSDHDAASIDDRLDRSITPSVIVMNPPFSAANHVEGRFRHATSQHVLSALARLAPGGRLVVITGESFRPSTKSFQSTFQRIGQSADVVFSAAIDGKVFARHGTTIDTRLTVIDKRATGADEIASVESEAVYHPICATTADLLNAVLTHCPQRHSPSPCPTSTALSAPTASTRTNLQALRNAARKETRALAEERARHPFDDITTAPIDYLPKAWSQPDGTLQDTVYEAYDLQAIRIDGAAEHPTALVQSTAMASVPPPVPTYRPILPKNLVQDGLLSAPQLESVIYAGNAHETHLKGWFKRGEIEGQLMAAAEGDEGAFRLRKGWFLGDGTGCGKGRQVAGIILDNWLKGRRRAVWVSKSDKLIEDARRDWIALGGRESDIVPLSKFRQGSDIRLPEGILFVTYATLRSAEREGKASRLDQVTSWLSDGFDGVIAFDESHAMANAAGEKSDRGDKKASQQGLAGLALQNAVPDARVLYVSATGATVVGNLAYASRLGLWGTGDFPFVTRAEFVAAMEAGGIAAMEMISRDLKALGLYLARSLSYAGVEYEMLVHELTPAQVAIYDSYADAYQIIHTNLEAALQASGISSETGTLNAQAKSAARSAFESNKQRFFNHLITAMKCPSLIRAIEADLAAGHSAVIQVVSTSEAVMERRLEDIPPSDWDDLQVDFTPRENIMDYLMHSFPTQLFEPYTDENGDLRSRPALDGDGNPIICREAERRRDDLIEHLGALAPVQGALDQILWHFGADAVAEVTGRKRRIVKTREGRLKVENRPASSNLGETQAFMDDAKRILIFSDAGGTGRSYHADLGTQNQRLRVHYLLEPGWKADNAIQGLGRTNRTNQAQPPLFRPVATNVKGEKRFLSTIARRLDTLGAITKGQRETGGQNMFRAEDNLESPYARAALRQFFYKLRAGKIEACSYAKFQEMTGLTLDEADGTMKENLPPIQQFLNRCLALRIDMQDAIFEAFGGFLSAIIEDARQAGTLDVGLETLRAEKFVIVDRKVIFEHEATGATATALTVERTDRNDPLTLPRVKAICADTNGATLCWNTSSKRAALMVKAPAFMDEDGVPILRVKLLRPMGTEILALSEFSKSHWEEINDAMFEQLWQAEVDAVPEFTTSKITLICGLLLPIWDRLPADNMRIYRLQTEDGERAIGRLVSQEQLLNVYARLGLDCQIEMAPQEVFAAVMEARTTLNLLGGYQLRRSIVMGQPRLELIGATGSALPALKAMGCFTEVIQWKTRVFIPVDGTEVLARVLAEHPVGASGADAAA encoded by the coding sequence ATGAACGCTCACCCCCATTCCGCCCCGCTTGCGCCCGAGCCCGAGGCCCCTGCCCGCCCGGAAGCCTCGCGCTTCGCCCACAATCTGATCCAGGCTGCGAAAACCCTTGTGCCGCAGTTCGAGGCTGGCCGACCCATCGACGCCGCCGGACTTCGCGCGGCGATGGAGGATGCTTTCGGCGCCAGTGACACCAGCGGTGCCTGGGTCTGGAAAGACGCCTATGAGGCCGCCGAGGTCGCCCAGATTTTGATGCTGTCGCGCTATGGCGCACTGATGCAGCGTCAGGCACCTTCGCCACAGGCCTTCCTCACCATGATCGAACGTCTCGCCGGTCTGGCGCCTTCTCACACGCGGCGTTCTGAGGACAGCGTCCGTCTGCAACAATTCTCGACCCCTCTTCCGCTCGCGGCCATTGTTGGGCAGGCGGCAGGGTTTCGGGTCGAAGATCTGGTGCTCGAGCCATCCGCTGGCAACGGCCTTCTGGCGATCTTCGCCCGGATTGCGGGCGCGCACCTGGCGTTGAATGAACTCGCGGAGACCCGCCGCGCGTTGCTGGGACAGCTGTTCCCTAGTGCCGTCGTCTCGGATCACGATGCCGCCTCGATCGATGACCGGCTGGATCGGTCGATCACGCCCTCGGTCATCGTGATGAACCCGCCGTTTTCTGCGGCGAACCATGTCGAGGGTCGGTTCCGGCATGCCACCAGCCAGCATGTACTCTCCGCCTTGGCGCGCCTCGCGCCGGGCGGACGTCTCGTTGTCATCACTGGCGAGAGCTTCCGACCCTCGACGAAATCCTTCCAGTCGACGTTTCAGCGGATTGGCCAAAGCGCCGACGTGGTGTTTTCCGCCGCCATCGACGGCAAGGTCTTCGCACGGCATGGCACCACGATCGACACGCGGCTGACGGTAATCGACAAGCGTGCGACTGGCGCTGATGAGATCGCATCGGTCGAAAGCGAGGCCGTCTACCATCCGATCTGCGCGACCACCGCCGACCTTCTCAACGCAGTGCTCACCCACTGCCCGCAGCGCCACAGCCCCTCGCCCTGCCCCACCAGTACGGCCCTGTCGGCTCCGACCGCTTCGACCCGCACCAACCTGCAGGCCCTGCGCAATGCCGCGCGCAAGGAAACCCGTGCCCTCGCCGAAGAACGCGCAAGGCACCCGTTTGACGATATCACGACGGCCCCGATCGACTACCTGCCGAAGGCTTGGAGCCAACCCGACGGCACGCTGCAGGACACGGTCTACGAGGCCTATGACCTTCAGGCGATCAGGATCGATGGCGCGGCGGAACATCCGACCGCGCTGGTGCAATCCACCGCCATGGCCTCGGTGCCGCCGCCCGTGCCGACCTATCGTCCCATCCTGCCGAAGAACCTCGTTCAGGACGGCCTTCTTTCTGCGCCGCAGCTGGAAAGTGTCATCTATGCGGGCAACGCGCATGAGACGCATCTCAAGGGCTGGTTCAAGCGCGGCGAGATCGAAGGCCAGTTGATGGCGGCGGCCGAGGGCGACGAAGGCGCGTTTCGCCTGCGCAAGGGCTGGTTTCTGGGTGATGGCACGGGATGCGGTAAAGGGCGACAGGTTGCCGGTATCATCCTCGATAATTGGCTCAAAGGGCGCCGACGGGCGGTCTGGGTCTCGAAGAGCGACAAGCTCATCGAAGATGCGCGTCGCGACTGGATAGCGCTCGGGGGACGCGAAAGCGATATCGTGCCGCTCTCGAAGTTCCGCCAGGGCAGCGACATCCGCCTGCCCGAGGGCATCCTCTTCGTCACCTACGCCACGCTGCGCTCGGCTGAACGTGAGGGCAAAGCCTCCCGCCTCGATCAGGTCACGTCCTGGCTCAGCGATGGGTTCGACGGGGTCATTGCTTTTGATGAAAGCCATGCCATGGCGAATGCTGCCGGAGAAAAGTCCGACCGTGGCGACAAGAAGGCGTCCCAGCAGGGCCTCGCTGGCCTCGCACTGCAGAACGCCGTGCCAGATGCCCGCGTGCTCTACGTCTCGGCCACTGGCGCGACGGTCGTCGGCAATCTCGCCTATGCTTCGCGGCTTGGCCTTTGGGGCACCGGGGATTTCCCCTTCGTGACACGGGCCGAATTCGTTGCCGCGATGGAGGCTGGGGGAATTGCGGCCATGGAAATGATCTCGCGTGACCTGAAGGCGCTCGGGCTATATCTCGCGCGGTCCCTCTCCTATGCCGGGGTCGAGTACGAGATGCTGGTGCATGAGCTGACACCTGCCCAAGTCGCGATCTACGACAGCTACGCCGATGCCTATCAGATCATTCACACCAACTTGGAGGCGGCGCTTCAGGCGTCGGGTATTTCCTCCGAGACGGGCACCTTGAATGCCCAGGCGAAATCCGCCGCGCGGTCGGCTTTCGAGAGCAACAAGCAGCGCTTCTTCAACCATCTCATCACCGCCATGAAATGCCCCTCGCTCATCCGCGCCATTGAGGCGGACCTGGCGGCGGGGCATTCGGCGGTGATCCAGGTGGTCTCGACCAGCGAAGCGGTGATGGAACGGCGCCTCGAAGACATCCCGCCTTCGGACTGGGACGACCTGCAGGTCGATTTTACGCCGCGCGAGAACATCATGGATTACCTGATGCACAGCTTCCCAACGCAGCTTTTCGAGCCCTACACCGACGAGAATGGGGATCTGCGGTCGCGCCCTGCCCTCGATGGTGATGGCAATCCGATTATTTGCCGTGAGGCGGAGCGGCGACGGGATGATCTGATCGAACATCTTGGTGCCCTCGCCCCAGTGCAGGGTGCGCTCGATCAGATCCTCTGGCATTTTGGTGCGGACGCCGTGGCCGAGGTCACGGGGCGAAAGCGGCGCATCGTGAAGACGCGCGAGGGACGGCTCAAGGTTGAGAACCGCCCCGCCTCCTCCAACCTCGGAGAAACCCAGGCCTTCATGGATGATGCCAAGCGCATCCTTATATTCTCGGATGCAGGCGGCACCGGGCGCAGCTATCACGCCGATCTTGGGACACAGAACCAGCGCCTCCGGGTACATTACCTGCTGGAGCCGGGCTGGAAGGCCGACAATGCGATTCAAGGTCTCGGGAGGACCAACCGCACCAACCAGGCGCAGCCGCCACTCTTTCGACCCGTTGCGACCAATGTGAAGGGTGAGAAGCGGTTTCTCTCCACCATCGCGCGCCGCCTCGACACGCTTGGTGCCATCACCAAGGGGCAACGCGAGACCGGTGGCCAGAACATGTTCCGTGCCGAAGACAACCTTGAGAGCCCCTACGCGCGGGCGGCGCTGCGGCAGTTCTTCTACAAGCTGCGCGCGGGCAAGATCGAGGCCTGCTCTTACGCCAAATTCCAGGAGATGACCGGGCTGACGCTCGATGAGGCGGATGGCACGATGAAAGAAAACCTGCCGCCGATCCAGCAGTTCCTGAACCGCTGTCTTGCGCTCCGCATCGACATGCAGGACGCGATTTTCGAGGCTTTCGGCGGGTTCCTCTCGGCCATCATTGAAGACGCGCGCCAGGCGGGCACGCTCGACGTGGGCCTCGAGACCCTGCGCGCCGAAAAGTTCGTGATCGTAGATCGCAAGGTCATCTTCGAGCATGAGGCGACGGGGGCGACGGCCACCGCCCTGACCGTTGAGCGCACGGATCGCAACGACCCGCTGACCTTGCCCCGCGTCAAAGCGATCTGCGCCGATACAAATGGTGCGACACTGTGCTGGAACACCTCCTCCAAACGCGCGGCCCTGATGGTGAAGGCGCCCGCCTTCATGGACGAGGATGGTGTGCCGATCCTGCGGGTGAAACTGCTGCGGCCCATGGGAACCGAGATCCTCGCGCTTTCAGAGTTCTCGAAGTCGCACTGGGAAGAGATCAATGATGCGATGTTCGAACAGCTCTGGCAGGCCGAGGTTGACGCAGTGCCGGAGTTCACCACCTCGAAGATCACGCTTATCTGCGGGCTCCTCTTGCCGATCTGGGACCGGCTGCCCGCCGACAACATGCGCATCTATCGCCTGCAGACCGAGGATGGGGAGCGCGCCATCGGCCGTCTCGTCAGCCAGGAGCAACTCCTGAACGTCTACGCGCGGCTTGGGCTCGATTGTCAGATCGAGATGGCGCCGCAGGAGGTCTTTGCTGCGGTGATGGAAGCGAGGACGACCCTGAACCTGCTCGGCGGTTACCAACTGCGCCGCTCTATTGTCATGGGCCAGCCAAGACTTGAACTGATCGGCGCGACGGGTTCGGCCTTACCCGCACTGAAAGCGATGGGCTGTTTCACCGAGGTGATCCAGTGGAAGACGCGGGTCTTCATCCCGGTGGACGGCACCGAGGTTCTGGCGCGAGTACTCGCCGAACATCCGGTTGGCGCCAGCGGCGCGGATGCTGCCGCATGA
- a CDS encoding type II toxin-antitoxin system RelE/ParE family toxin, with protein MRKIHHSQAAKSDLVDIWVETHRQWGEAQADRYLDDIERALKGLIANPQMGSDCSDLLQGARKLITGRHLVFYEVDPDRIFVIRVLHQSMDVPRHLRSF; from the coding sequence ATGCGTAAAATCCATCACTCACAGGCGGCAAAATCCGATCTCGTCGATATCTGGGTCGAGACACATCGACAATGGGGCGAGGCGCAGGCGGACCGCTATCTCGACGATATCGAGCGTGCTCTGAAGGGACTGATCGCCAATCCTCAAATGGGGTCTGACTGTTCCGATCTCTTGCAGGGCGCGCGGAAACTGATCACGGGTCGGCATCTTGTGTTCTATGAGGTGGACCCGGACAGGATATTCGTGATCCGGGTTTTGCATCAATCCATGGACGTGCCGCGGCATCTGCGGTCGTTCTGA